One Nicotiana sylvestris chromosome 12, ASM39365v2, whole genome shotgun sequence genomic window carries:
- the LOC104228348 gene encoding early nodulin-like protein 15 — protein MAGFSRNVLSSSSIVAVLFFLLLSFSEARDHLVGGKTDSWKIPSSESDSLNRWAEKSRFLIGDSLVWKYDGKTDSVLQVSKRDYVTCNTSSPIAVHNDGNTKIELTHSGAYYFISGAKGHCEQGQKLIVVTLSENNMRRFMGAPAPSPTEFDGPAMAPTSNSATLKAGLIMAFGVLIGFLF, from the exons ATGGCTGGTTTTTCAAGAAAtgtactttcttcttcttcaatagtAGCTGTTCTTTTCTTCCTCCTCTTGAGCTTCTCAGAAGCCAGAGATCATTTGGTTGGTGGCAAAACTGATTCTTGGAAAATCCCATCTTCTGAATCAGATTCTCTCAATCGATGGGCTGAAAAATCTCGCTTCCTCATTGGAGATTCTCTTG TGTGGAAGTATGATGGGAAAACAGACTCGGTTTTACAAGTGAGCAAGAGAGATTATGTAACTTGCAACACTTCAAGTCCAATAGCAGTGCACAATGATGGGAATACAAAGATAGAGCTAACACATTCAGGAGCTTACTATTTTATTAGTGGAGCAAAAGGGCATTGTGAGCAAGGCCAAAAATTGATAGTGGTGACCTTATCTGAGAACAACATGAGGAGATTCATGGGTGCACCTGCACCTTCTCCAACAGAATTTGATGGTCCAGCTATGGCTCCTACTAGTAATTCTGCTACATTGAAGGCTGGTTTAATTATGGCTTTTGGGGTTTTAATTGGGTTCTTGTTTTGA